Genomic DNA from Sphingobium sp. V4:
TTTTCCCGCTCCAGCGCATGGACATGGAAGGCGCGCCGGACGATGAGGCCGAGCTCGTCGATGTCCACCGGTTTCTGGTAGAAGTCGTAGGCGCCGCCCGCGATCGCATCCAGCGCGCTTTCGCGCGCGCCATGGCCCGACGCCACGATGATCTTCGTATCCGGCTTGATCCTGAGCATGTCGGCGAGCGTGGCAAACCCCTCGCTCGTGCCGTCCGGGTCGGGCGGCAGGCCCAGGTCCAGCGTCACGACATCGGGCGTTTCCGACCGCAACATCTCGATCGCTTCCTGACGGTCGCCGGCGATGAAGAGCTGGTAATCCTCATAAGCCCAGCGCAGCTGCCGTTGCAGGCCCGGATCATCCTCGACGATCAGCAATTTGGGGCGGGTATCGCTCATCAGGCGGCCTTTTCCTGTCTGTCTAACCGAGGCGCCAACGGCAGGCGCAGGGTGAAGCGGCTGCCCGCGCCGGGCTGGCTCTCGACTTCGATACGTCCACCCATCGCCTCTGCCAGGCTGCGGGCCTCGAACGCGCCGAGACCGAAGCCGCCCGCCTTGCTGGAGGAAAAGGGCTTGAACAGGTCTCGCCGGATGAACTCGGCACTCATGCCGCGCCCCCGGTCGACAATCTCCACGATCGCCTGGCGATCGTCGGCGGACAGGCGCAATTCGACCGGACTGTCCGGCAGGCTGGCGTCGATGGCGTTCTGCATCAGATGGGTCACGATCTGCTCAACGCGCACCGGGTCGGCAACCGCCATCGGCGCGGCGCCGCTGACATGCACGGGATGCAGCCGGGCGCGGGTCCGGGCGACCTGATCGAGCAGGTCGCGCAGAGCCATCGGGCGCGGTTCTTCGGGCCGGGCCTTGTTATGCTGCGACAGGCGGGCGAGCATGTCGTTCATCTTGCCGACCGATTCCCTCAGCGTCAGCACCATGTCCGCGCGAAACTCCGGATTGTCTGCATGACGCTCGGCATTGCGGGCGAGCAGGGACAATTGGCTGACGAGATTCTTCACGTCGTGGATGATGAAGGCGAAGCGGCGGTTGAATTCGTCGAAACGCTGCGCGTCGTCCAGCGCCTGTTGCCCCTGCGCCTCGCTGATATAGGTTGCCGCCTGCCGACCGGCCGCACGCAGCATGTCGAAATCCTCCCAGTCGAGACGGCGGTCCACCGGCGGGCGGGCGAGCAGGATCGCGCCGATCAACCGGCCATAATGGATGAGCGGGGCCAGCGCCCAGGCGCGCCGGTCCTGGCGCAGCCAGTCGGGCAGGCGATGGGCCTGATCCGCCTTGCCGAGATCGATGATCCAGGCGCTCTCCTCCAGCCGGGCGACCAGATCGGGCGGCAGCGTGGCTGCGTCAGGCAGGTCGCCGCTCCAGTTCCAGTGGGTTTCGAACGACAGACCGCCGCGCTCGTCGCGCAGCAGCAGGATGGCAGCGGGGGAATCGGTGATATCGGCCACCGCCTTCGCCACGCGCTGGCCCAGCGGCGCCGAGTCTTCGCCCGGACGTCCGATCGTCTCCCCGAAACGCATCCATTCGGTGCGATAGTCATAGCGATGCTGGAAGAAATGCTTGGCGACCTGCACCTTCCACAGCGCCCGCATTTGCGGCGAGGGCAGCAGCACCAGCGCGGTGACGGCGGTGAAGAAGACCGCGCCGATTTCCACCAGCCGGGCATAGGGTCCGGCGATCAGCTCGATCAGGAGCGCCGCGGCGGCCACCAGTATGACATAGAGGGCGATGGCGAAGATCGAGAGCGACTGCACTGCGAGCGCGCGCGACAGTTGCAGGCGGCCCGCCATGTCCCGGCGCATCCCGATTGCGATGACCGGCGCGAGCAACGCCATCAACAGGCCGCGCAGGGCGTAAAGTTCGTCCA
This window encodes:
- the prsK gene encoding XrtA/PEP-CTERM system histidine kinase PrsK, whose translation is MGVLLQFVGDWGHALAAVLFAALGIFLLRRREEAVELRMLAGALLLTSCWALYVSFGGVSKPLSGLGESIRNAAWLLAMFVMLRRGPAGRSGSMGAVAAVYAATAGLILLQTFTDLTWRQLPVDSDIHHALVTGSLFLRMMTAISCLLLVHQLYTAWPLRERGRVALLFGALAAMWTYDLNLYLLCYLVPHRVDELYALRGLLMALLAPVIAIGMRRDMAGRLQLSRALAVQSLSIFAIALYVILVAAAALLIELIAGPYARLVEIGAVFFTAVTALVLLPSPQMRALWKVQVAKHFFQHRYDYRTEWMRFGETIGRPGEDSAPLGQRVAKAVADITDSPAAILLLRDERGGLSFETHWNWSGDLPDAATLPPDLVARLEESAWIIDLGKADQAHRLPDWLRQDRRAWALAPLIHYGRLIGAILLARPPVDRRLDWEDFDMLRAAGRQAATYISEAQGQQALDDAQRFDEFNRRFAFIIHDVKNLVSQLSLLARNAERHADNPEFRADMVLTLRESVGKMNDMLARLSQHNKARPEEPRPMALRDLLDQVARTRARLHPVHVSGAAPMAVADPVRVEQIVTHLMQNAIDASLPDSPVELRLSADDRQAIVEIVDRGRGMSAEFIRRDLFKPFSSSKAGGFGLGAFEARSLAEAMGGRIEVESQPGAGSRFTLRLPLAPRLDRQEKAA